TAAGGTTGGCGAAGAGTTGTTTTATGACTACTCCCTCGATATTGAGGGGCCAATCACCAAGAAGTTGAAAAAAGAGTATGAATGTCGTTGTGGTGCCAAAAAGTGCCGCGGAACTATGCTTTCCCTTGATGGTAAATAAACCAAACAATTTGCATGTTGTACATCTCCATTCAAGAGCTTGAGAGCGCCATTAATTACTGGCGAAATCTCTCGCCTGCAAGGGGCGATGAATTAAGTTTATGTGCTGAGGCTTCCGCGCTTGCAAAGGCTTATGCACTCATGATTATTCAAGGTGCTCAACGGGCGCCAATTGATGTCTTGGATGAAACGGCAAGAAGCGCGATCCAAAAATTTATTAAAGATACTCAAAAGTAATAATCCTTTAGCCCTTTTCTTTTAGGGTAATTGCTATATATAGCTGGGCTGTTCTAGGTTATCCTCAAAGTCTTGCCCCAGCGAGGGGTAGAGGGTATGAACTTGCAAGAAACAATCTTAAAAACAATTGGTCTAGGAAAATCCTTCAAAGGGTTTTCGGCTGTAAGCGACGTTAACCTGGACGTGACTAGAGGAACCATCCACGCCCTAATTGGGCCAAATGGGGCTGGAAAAACAACCTGTTTCAATTTGCTTACAAAATTTCTGGAACCGACTAGCGGCCAAATCTTATTTAATGGTTTTGACATCACCAACGAGGCTCCATCACAGATTGCTCGTCGGGGCGTGATTCGATCATTTCAAATTTCCGCAGTT
This DNA window, taken from Polynucleobacter sp. MWH-UH25E, encodes the following:
- a CDS encoding DUF3717 domain-containing protein, translated to MLYISIQELESAINYWRNLSPARGDELSLCAEASALAKAYALMIIQGAQRAPIDVLDETARSAIQKFIKDTQK